A portion of the Homalodisca vitripennis isolate AUS2020 chromosome 2, UT_GWSS_2.1, whole genome shotgun sequence genome contains these proteins:
- the LOC124354612 gene encoding uncharacterized protein LOC124354612, with protein sequence MLEFCVTTAIEYKVTCLRGNHCVIYGIFISHVVVGVLDTLSAIVKCKKSVRCFNTAYYLLNHPNPSVSRLPLATFTIIAFIALLGLRLVINQYFHAYPHPLFYYGYYFSYFVPIVSLNLVAVFALVAEKAYRQVNHDLKTMCDEKHQSLFNHNRLRYLAMKHDRITDFVDEISSCYGLDILLGMFDCFLQFVLFLYLAIWTLLVEGLFNSYHNWFIPYMSSFVEIFTIMFKIVYLCYRCQKTTYHGALTLSYLHRLSTRRDLCSKSLQQISVFVMQHHSRTIEITALKLFTLNMGLLFKASSIIVLL encoded by the exons ATGCTGGAATTCTGCGTCACCACCGCTATCGAGTACAAAGTGACCTGTCTGCGTGGTAACCACTGTGTAATCTACGGCATCTTCATCAGCCACGTTGTTGTTGGTGTGCTCGACACATTGTCTGCTATTGTCAAGTGCAAGAAGAGTGTCCGGTGCTTCAACACTGCCTACTACTTGCTGAACCACCCAAACCCTTCTGTGTCTCGACTTCCTCTAGCCACCTTCACCATCATTGCCTTCATTGCCTTGCTCGGTCTAAGGCTTGTGATAAACCAGTACTTCCACGCGTACCCTCATCCTCTCTTCTACTATGGCTATTACTTTTCCTACTTTGTTCCCATCGTGTCCCTTAATCTTGTAGCGGTTTTTGCTCTTGTTGCAGAAAAAGCTTACAGACAGGTGAATCATGATTTGAAAACAATGTGTGATGAAAAGCACCAATCACTATTTAACCACAACCGCTTGCGGTACCTGGCGATGAAACACGATCGAATCACAGATTTTGTAGATGAGATCTCCTCCTGTTATGGTTTAGATATTTTACTGGGCATGTTCGACTGCTTCTTGCAGTTTGTTTTGTTCCTTTACCTTGCGATTTGGACACTACTGGTGGAAGGATTGTTCAATTCCTACCACAATTGGTTCATCCCATACATGTCCTCATTTGTTGaaattttcactataatgtttaAGATTGTTTACCTGTGCTACAGATGTCAGAAAACTACATATCAT GGTGCCCTGACTTTGTCATATCTCCATCGACTTAGCACCCGTAGAGATCTCTGCTCTAAAAGTCTCCAACAG ATTTCTGTGTTTGTAATGCAGCACCACAGTCGCACAATAGAGATAACAGCTCTTAAACTGTTTACACTCAACATGGGACTGTTATTTAAGGCAAGTAGTATTATTGTACTCTTATAA